TTAGAGGAAAGCAACTAAACATCGAACAACTTAGACTATTCATTTGTATAACGTATGAATGAATTGTGTCAAAATAATTAAAGAAGATTGGTGATAGATCAAATCCAGTGGTGCACCTTGGTCTTGGACCAGATTTCGAAGCATATGGCTTGTATGATTTGGGACAACTAATGTGAAAATATTGTTGGTGCACATGTTGACTTTGACGACAAAGGGAGCTGGAGTTGGAGTACACCTTCTAGAACTACGAAATACCAACAGAGTGAGCCTGGTATGTTTTCACTAACTTAGGCAATATGGTTGACATGGGAGTTTGATTGATTATTAACATCCCATTAGAAATGGAAACCGAATAGCCTAACAACCGTTACAAGGCTATAGTTCCACAACTTATAACCCTTCTTAGTCTAAAACGGATACAATATCATGGGGCCACTCGAGCCATCTTTTGGCATCCCAATAGACTACCTAAACAACAAACTAAACAACTAATTTAGGTGCGACTCAAAGAGTTCAAGACAGTGGATAAAATCATGTACGAAAATCAGTTTGAGTCTTGGTGTTGCCAAAAAAAAATAATGACTACGAATTTGTTACTAGCCCTGAAGAACTTTTGCTATCCATAAATGAAAAGGCGAAAACATATCATGAAGCCAAGTTAATACCATAATGGTTGAATACTATGAAGGCCAATATCGAGTAAATAGAGAGAAAAGTAATACGAGGAGATTAACGGATCCACCAAAAGGTGTTAATCGATTAGGTTAAAGtaagtgtttaaagtgaagaggAAGGCCTACAGGTCGATAAACAAGCACAAAGCTTGACTAGTTGCAAAGGGTTATGTGCAACAGTCCGGAGTCAACTTTGATGAGGTTTGTATGCCTATAACCTGTCTCGCAACGACAATAGTGTTAGTCTCTCTCCCAACGGTGAATGGATGGAACACCCATCATTTAGAGAAACCAAAAGAAGGGAACATGATACAtaatttatcaaaagctttgtATGGTGTGAGGCAAGTTCCAAGAGCTTGGAATACCAAGGTTAATCGcattctaaagaaaatgggtttTCACCGGTGTTTACAGGGGAAAGCGGTGTATTGAAAGATGGTAGGGGATCAATTTCTGATTGTCACCATGTATGTTGACGAAATGTTTGTGAAAGAAACAAGTGTTGGTCTAATTAATGGATTCAAGAAAAATATGGCGCTATAATTTGAAATGTCCCATATGTGCAAATTGACTTATTACCTAGGAATTGAACTTTCTCAAAAGAAGGACAAAGATAAAACAAAATAGCTATGCTTTAAGAATTCAATCTAAAAGAAGCCGGCATGCTAACTTCCAATCCAACTCTCTGTCGGAACTGAGGCTAAAGTTGTTAAAGAGTGAAGATGAGTCAGATGTAAATGTGATAGAATATAGAAATATAGTGAGTTGTTTATGTTGACTCTTAAACACCCACCTCTTTTTGGCATACTTAGTTTAGGTGATAAGCCACCATATGCAAAACCCGAAACAAACTCACGCTATTGCAATCAAGTATCTACTTTGTTATTTATTGGGATCAACATCTCTTTGGAAAAAAGTATACAAGTGAGAAAATTGGAAATTGGTGGGTTATAGTGATAGTAGCCACAACATTGGCAAATACAATAGAAGAAACACTAGAGGTCACACATTTTATCTCACGTCTTACCGATAACATGGTGTTCGTGAAAGCATGCTACCCCTGACCTTTCTTCATGCAAAGCCAAATTCATGACATCCATCGTTGCTGCGTGTCAAGCTACATGGCTTTGAGAATTACTTGTAGAACTGAAAAGGAATGAGAGGTAGAAAGTTCTAATTCGAGTTGACGATAAATTGGCTATTGCTTTGTCCAAGAATCCTGTATTCCATGGTAAGATTAGTCATATACACACTGGGTATCACTTTATTCTTGAGTGAGTGGAAAACGAAAAAGTAGTTATTGAACATGTTTCTAGTGATGAACAAAAAGCTCACCCATAAACTAAAGCGTTGGCTAAAACTTAGTTTAAAGAAATGCAAGCGTTACTTGGGGGAAGACCTACCATTTACGCAACAGAAAATCAAGGGTGATTGCTGGCTAAACCTTGTCACTTGGTACACAAGTTGGTGACCAAGTCAATGTTTATCGGCTTAGAGACTTTCCTATGTGAGCAATACTTAGATTGTTAAGAAGATAAagtaaaataatattatataatatgtatatatagggtAAAGGTAACGTTTTCTACATCTTatagggtagaggtaaggttgtctacatcttacacTCCTCAAACTCTACCTTAACTTTTCTATTGGTGGGacttactgagtatgatgatacTATTTTATAATTCGAATTAGTTTGTAATTGTTTAGTAATTTGATTAGGTAATTAATGATGGATACACAAAATGATTAGGATGTTTGATGTAGAAGTTATCTAGTCCTATATATACTTATTGTAATTTGATTTTTGAGCTAAGATTTTCCGAATAATGAGATATGGGAGCTAAGCCAAAATTGTTTTGTGTTTATTCGTTCTTAGTTCATAACTCGACATGATAAGACCTCAATAGTAAGGAGGTGCCAGTCTATTGTGAAGGTTTGGGGATTAAACCCATGCACCATCCTATTGTCTATGGATATGTAAATTGCCTTCAAGTTGGGCGTGAGACCGTTCAGTGGGGGACACCCAATGGTGGCTTACtccattttttaaataaaattgcAGATGATAAACAACAAGTAACTTGCAAGTTTCATCAAATCCTCTAATATTTTTTGATTTACTTAATATTGTGTTGGGATGCTAATTTCTTTTGAGCTTTGAGCAGGGACGTCCCTAAAAGTCACaaatgtcgccgctaaaagtcatTAACAATAGCGACGACACACCCTTTTTAGCGACGACAGGTGACCAATAGCGGCCGATCTATAGCGGCGACCCTTTAGCGACaacatgtcgccgctaaaaggcaatagcggcgacaaaaaggacttttagcggcgacacgtGTCGTCGCTAAAGGTGCCTGTTTCTTGTAGTGGACGTAAAGGTGCCTGTTTCTTGTTGAACTCCTAGAGTTTAATATACAGTGGATTCGTTAAACTATAAAGCAACATGAAGTAAAACACCAAAATCCATATACAGATAAGTTAGCTTCTTCTTTCTTGGGCCATGACAGTGATACATCATTTTTAATATCttattctatttatttatttatttatacaacttatacaatttaaaacaaaaaaatgttGTATGATTTTTTAACGGCCTGAAAGTTGAATTGTGGAGGCAGTGGCATTAGATATTGTTGATTCCATAACAACTTGAATCTTCACCTCTTCGTCTGTAGTGGTAGACCTCACCGGTGGTCTTTCCTTAGGTGTTTTGTCACTTAGAAGAATAACCACTTCAGACATGGCAGGTTTAGCTGAAACAGTTGGCTGAGTGCACATCAACGCTATCTCTATGATTTTTTCTACATCTTCTGTTGCATATTCACTAGGGTCTAGTTTGTCATCTGCAAGATTCAAATGTGTTCCATTTTCATATAGATTCCAGGCCTTGAATACATGATGGAACGGGTGAAACCCGAGCGTAAATGTGTTTATATTATGGGTTGTATTTCGTTTTAGGTAATTACATGCTTTGAATGTGATAACTACGAGAGATTGCGGTTTTGCAGGTTAATTGCTTAAATCGGTGAAGTTAGAGTTCTCGGAGATGAAGCGGAATGCCCGAAGAGGACAAGAATAGCAAAAGGTATTATTCGGGAGTCGTTTCGGGTCGGAAGATAGTTTAGAGGCAAGAGAAACACGGAAGAACAAAGTCCAGGGGCCTCATAGTCATTTTGTGGAAGTTGAACAAGTGAATAAATTGGAGAGCCAAAACCCGCCATAGGTTATGGGGGTCTTGGCATATCCTACGGTAAGGGGGTTAAGCGACTTTACATCAGAGGTTTTAAACCGTAACCTACGGTTCAGCAAGCGTAGGCTACGGCTGGCATTATCTAAGTTCAACAACAAAGATATGCCGTAACCTATGGCCAGCTTGGCGTAGGCTACGGCGCGATTAAATGGGGAGTTTGCAAATTGACTTTTTGACGGGGATTAAAAGGGTTTTGAAAACCCTAACTCATTATTCAGCCACCACATGAACTTAGGTGATCAAAGATCATTCTTTGGACGATTTTCTCACATCTTCCATCATACTTTTCACCAAATCAATCGTATTGAAGATGATTTCAACCATTGTTCAAGCTTTTGAAGATCAATTCACCGATATGAGCGGCTAATTTCCTAATGGTTTCCTTCGGGTGGAGGATTCTTGTAAGTAGACTAAGTTATGTGTTTTTTATTGTGTTGGAACTTGgtaatctaagcattcgatgctttttaCCATTTGATTCCATTGATTGGTTTGTAAACGATTAAATTTGTTTGACCTTATTTCTAATTCATTCAATTCCTGAGaattctagtaattgggatatatttgataGGGGTTAGGGTTGGTAATTTCAATTGATTATTAATATGAAAAACTTCCGTTGTTTTGCAATCGAAGTAAGTAGTCTTTAGATAATCACAATCGGTTAATTGAACTATGCAATCATGTCTAGGTGATTGTAGCAATCGAACACATAATTGAAGTTTACTTTGAATCTAAAATCCGGAGGAACCATTGTTTTCTCCTATTGTTACAAACTCGTTTTAATTAGTTTTTCGTTAAATTAAACTCTCAAACAACATATTTTACATTTTTGCAATTAGTTTATTATTACTTAATTCATAACATTTTCCACCATACTCCCCTGGATTCAATACCTGACTTACCCTAACTATTTAGGTTACTTCAGTTTTTGCAtcacccttacgacagtcataaAAAATGGTGCCGTTGCCAGGAAGTCGTGCACaaattgttttgttttaagtgtttttagaaaaatagttgaaaaatccaaaaaatagaGTTTGTTTCGTTTTGTTCAGAATTACGCGTAGTTTCTTGTTTGTGCAGTTGAATTCATATGTGTATGCATCATACCAAAAAGTCCGGAAAGTCTTTGCCATTAgtatttgatccggaaattgagaGAACAGTTCGGAAGACCCGAGTCATTCATCGAGAGAACAAGGTACTGCAATCACCAATACCGCCACTCAAATCAATGGAGAACTCAGGAAATCCGGATAAGCAAGCTGCAAACCCACTTCCATAATCCCGATCTCACCAACTCCTACTTAACCTTCACCGAACACCTTTAGCCTATCTGAACAAGTACCTCAATCCACTACTCAAATTCCACCCATTCCACCGCCACCATTTCCCAATTTAGACAACATGCCACTATTGCCAAACCAATCATCATCTTCCCACAACCATCCTTCACCCAACCGGCTACCACTCAATATTCTTCGCAATATGTGAGGATAGTTCAAGATGAGAACCTTATTCCACTGAACCAAAGTCAACCCGTTAACTCATCAACCACATCTCCCATACCAAATCAACAGCCATAGTACCAATCATCTCAACCACAACCTTTCTCATTCAGGACTTCAAAGTTTGATCAAAGGGATGATTCGGGGGAATATGGCGATGGATATAAGGAATTTGAGACTTATGTGGGGAATCATGGCTGTAAACAGGTGGTGAACATGGGTAATTATGAAGGGTATAACACGGGAGTTAGGTTTGTTGAAAGATGGAACCAAGAACCAGCTGGATATCAACAATACGGTTATGCACCTGAACCAGTGAACCAGTAACAAGGGAATGCGAGACCGATTAATGTCCCAATACCACCACCATTTCGGCAAATACCGGTACAACAGATACATGCTCAGCAAAGACCGCTCCCGAAAAAATGGTCCAAGCGATCAACCAACCTAAGGATATTCCTAGAAGATACGATCGAGGACCGATACAAGGGATCGAGAGCCATTTCAAACCCGCAATTGCTAACAACCCATCACCTGTGGTGATACCGCAACTACGGGGTCGGTCATTTGAAGTTAGAGCATAGTCTATACAGAGTCTACCCAAGTATCATGGTTTAGCGACTGAAGAACCATATTTACACATTGCTGCATATGATGCTCGTTGTAATACGATTGGGGGTTAAGGTTTTACACTTGACGATGTGAAATTGGTACTCTTCCAATTCACACTTGATGACAAAGCACAACAATGGTTCCACTCTTTATCATCTGTGTCGATCTTCACATGGCCCGACATGCAACAGTTGTTTCTAGATGAGTTCTACACTCCTCAGAGGACCAGTAGGGTAATGCTACTGGCAATAGTGAGATCATGGAAATGCTGAAATCCATGCAGCAAGAGATGCATAAGAGGAATCGGTTAGATGAGGCGAGAAGACTAAAGGATGAGATTCGTGACAAGGCCATCCAATTGCTGACAACACAGATGGGACAGTTAGCTAGTGAGGTAGCTACTCTGAGGCAGCAGAATGGGAAGTTGGCGAGTGACACTCAAACCAACCCCAAGAGTGTGAAGAATATACCAATCAGTGGGGTAAGTATCTTTCCTAAAAGTGACTTCAATGATCAATTTTTAACCTTTTCTACTTCTCAAGTGATTGTAGGAGTAACTTAAACGAGGAAGGCAGAAATGGAAGGGACTCAAGAGAACCGTGCATTCCAATTTGCTTTGGGAAATTCAAGGTCCACAGAGCACTATTGGACTGTGGAGCAGGAATGAGTGTTCTTCCAGGTAGCCTGTATGACCAGTATGACTTTGGTCCTCTACACGCAGTTGACAGCATGGCCATGTTTGTTGATGTGACTTGGAAACAACCCCGGGGGGTTATGAAGGACGTGATggaaagggtgaaacccgagCTTAAATGTGTTTATATTATGGGTTGTATTTTAGGTAATTACATGCTTTGAATG
Above is a window of Helianthus annuus cultivar XRQ/B chromosome 14, HanXRQr2.0-SUNRISE, whole genome shotgun sequence DNA encoding:
- the LOC110907241 gene encoding probable LRR receptor-like serine/threonine-protein kinase At5g65240 yields the protein MRKVVVEMIGTMAVDLWNKVLILNYPHILRRILSGSRLGEGWLWEDDDWFGNSGMLSKLGNGGGGMDDKLDPSEYATEDVEKIIEIALMCTQPTVSAKPAMSEVVILLSDKTPKERPPVRSTTTDEEVKIQVVMESTISNATASTIQLSGR